The Stackebrandtia nassauensis DSM 44728 genome includes the window CTGAACTGGGCCTTCGAGCGCGGCGAGAAGGTGCTGTTCCTGCCCGACCAGCACCTGGGACGCAACACCGCCGTGCGGGACCTGGGCCTGAGCCTGGAGGACTGTGTCGTCTACAACCCGCACAAGCCCAACGGCGGCCTGACGAAGCAGCAGCTGCGGGACGCGAAGATGATCCTGTGGCGCGGCCACTGCTCGGTGCACGGCCGGTTCACCCTCGACAGCGTGCGCGACGTGCGCGAGCGGGTTCCGGGCGTGAACGTGCTGGTGCACCCCGAGTGCAGCCACGACGTGGTCTCGGCCGCCGACTACGTCGGCTCCACCGAGTACATCATCAAGGCCCTGGACGCGGCCGAACCCGGATCGGCCTGGGCGATCGGCACCGAACTGAACCTGGTGCGGCGGCTGGCCAACCGGCACGCGGACAAGCAGGTCACGTTCCTGGACAAGACGGTGTGCTACTGCTCGACGATGAACCGCATCGACCTGCCGCACCTGGTGTGGGCGCTGGAGGAACTCGTCGCCGGACGGGTCCCGAATCAGATCACTGTGGACGCTGAGACGGCCCGCCACGCCAGCTTCGCGCTCGACCGGATGCTCGCCCTCCCTTAAGAAAGGTGTCGAAGGACCCTAAAAGGCCGGGCAACCGTGGCCTGGCCTCGCGCGTGGTGAACGATAGTGCTGCCATTTTCCGACCCCTCGGAACACGCATTCGAGACCGGTGGGTGAAACGTCCGGTTCTCACCTATATGCTCGCGCTCGGCAGTGCGTTTCACTCACGAACTTCGGAAGGCTGTGCGTTGAACGACGACGACGTGCTCGTGGTACACGGTGGTACTCCCCTCAAGGGAGAGATCCGGGTCAGAGGCGCGAAGAATCTGGTCTCCAAGGCCATGGTCGCGGCACTACTGGCGGACTCTCCCTCCACTTTGTTCGATGTACCGGCGATCAGCGACGTCGATATCGTCCGTGGACTGCTTGAGCTGCATGGAGTCCGCACGTCCATCGACAAAGACCGGTCACTGCGGATGGATCCCACCAATGTGGTGACAGCCGGCGTCGACGAGATCAACGTGCACGCCGGTTCCAGCCGGATCCCGATCCTGCTGTGCGGGCCGCTGCTGCACCGGCTGGGCTCGGCCTACATCCCCGACCTGGGCGGCTGCAACATCGGCGGCCGTCCCATCGACTTCCACATCGACGCGCTGCGCAAGTTCGGCGCCGTGGTGGAGAAGCTGCCCGACGGCATGCACCTGACGGCGCCGCAGCGACTGCAGGGCATCAAGTACACACTGGACTACCCCTCGGTGGGTTCAACCGAGCAGATCCTGCTGACCGCCGTGATGGCCGAGGGCGTCACCGAGCTGCGCAACGCCGCGGTGGAGCCGGAGATCATCGACCTGATCTGCATCCTGCAGAAGATGGGCGCCATCATCAAGGTCAACACCGACCGGGTCATCGAGATCGAGGGCGTCGACCGGCTGTCGGGCTACCGGCACCGCCCGGTCCCCGACCGCATCGAGACCGGCAGCTGGGCCGCGGCCGCGCTGGCCACCCACGGCGAGGTCTTCGTCCGGGGCGCCCGCCAGGTCGACATGATGACCTTCCTCAACGTGTACCGCACCATCGGCGGCGCCTTCGACGTCGACGACTCCCCCGGCGGCGGCATCCGGTTCTGGCACCCCGGTGGCGAACTGTCCCCGGCGGCGCTGGAGACCGACGTCCACCCCGGTCTCATGACCGACTGGCAGCAGCCGCTGGTGGTCGCGCTCACCCAGGCCCGCGGACTGTCCATTGTCCACGAGACGGTGTACGAGCGCCGGTTCGGCTACACCGCCGAGCTGCGCCAGATGGGCGCCAACATCCAGCTGTACCGCGACTGCCTGGGCGGCACTCCCTGCCGTTGGGGGCGCCGCAACTTCCTGCACTCGGCGGTCATCGCCGGGCCCAGCAAGCTGCACGCCGCCGACCTGCAGATCCCTGACCTGCGCGCGGGCTTCAGCCACCTCATCGCG containing:
- the nadA gene encoding quinolinate synthase NadA; translated protein: MSTFTEPAPTATALLLLGKGSDAASEKGVDCPGELPAPSDPDLVARARAAKEALGDRLFILGHHYQRDEVIQFADVTGDSFKLAQQAAARPEAEFIVFCGVHFMAESADILTTDDQKVILPDMAAGCSMADMAAAVQVEDCWEALTEAGVADVTVPMTYMNSTAAIKAFVGKRDGVVCTSSNAERALNWAFERGEKVLFLPDQHLGRNTAVRDLGLSLEDCVVYNPHKPNGGLTKQQLRDAKMILWRGHCSVHGRFTLDSVRDVRERVPGVNVLVHPECSHDVVSAADYVGSTEYIIKALDAAEPGSAWAIGTELNLVRRLANRHADKQVTFLDKTVCYCSTMNRIDLPHLVWALEELVAGRVPNQITVDAETARHASFALDRMLALP
- the murA gene encoding UDP-N-acetylglucosamine 1-carboxyvinyltransferase, which gives rise to MLALGSAFHSRTSEGCALNDDDVLVVHGGTPLKGEIRVRGAKNLVSKAMVAALLADSPSTLFDVPAISDVDIVRGLLELHGVRTSIDKDRSLRMDPTNVVTAGVDEINVHAGSSRIPILLCGPLLHRLGSAYIPDLGGCNIGGRPIDFHIDALRKFGAVVEKLPDGMHLTAPQRLQGIKYTLDYPSVGSTEQILLTAVMAEGVTELRNAAVEPEIIDLICILQKMGAIIKVNTDRVIEIEGVDRLSGYRHRPVPDRIETGSWAAAALATHGEVFVRGARQVDMMTFLNVYRTIGGAFDVDDSPGGGIRFWHPGGELSPAALETDVHPGLMTDWQQPLVVALTQARGLSIVHETVYERRFGYTAELRQMGANIQLYRDCLGGTPCRWGRRNFLHSAVIAGPSKLHAADLQIPDLRAGFSHLIAALAAEGTSRVFGVDRFITRGYEDFDAKLAGLGANVERP